A single Paenibacillus kribbensis DNA region contains:
- the yqeK gene encoding bis(5'-nucleosyl)-tetraphosphatase (symmetrical) YqeK, which translates to MKYSREQLMEAVSGQMPEKRWKHTLGVMHTSVELAKRYGADPEKAELAAILHDVAKYWPVQQMEEVIRSHPECDQELLKHDKQLWHSEVGYCVAARDYGVDDPEIRNAIRWHTSGRVGMSLLDKVVCLADYIEPGRDFPGVDHIRKQAKKSLEQGLVAGFDSTISLLLEKQKVIFPLTVLSRNDLIQQLKQRKTEVHE; encoded by the coding sequence ATGAAGTACAGCCGTGAGCAATTGATGGAGGCCGTATCCGGTCAGATGCCTGAAAAACGCTGGAAGCACACGCTGGGTGTTATGCATACCTCCGTGGAGCTAGCCAAGCGTTATGGCGCGGACCCGGAGAAGGCCGAACTGGCGGCTATTCTGCATGATGTAGCGAAATATTGGCCTGTTCAGCAGATGGAAGAAGTAATTCGCAGTCATCCCGAATGTGATCAGGAGCTTTTGAAGCATGACAAACAGCTCTGGCATTCTGAGGTGGGATACTGTGTTGCAGCAAGAGATTACGGGGTAGATGATCCGGAAATACGAAATGCGATTCGCTGGCATACGTCAGGGCGTGTAGGCATGAGCCTGCTGGATAAAGTCGTGTGTCTTGCTGATTACATTGAGCCGGGCCGTGATTTTCCGGGGGTCGACCATATCCGAAAACAGGCCAAAAAAAGTTTGGAGCAAGGGCTTGTCGCTGGATTTGACTCTACGATTTCATTGTTGCTGGAGAAGCAAAAGGTTATTTTTCCTTTGACGGTCTTGTCGCGCAATGACTTGATTCAACAACTAAAACAGAGAAAAACGGAGGTTCATGAATGA
- a CDS encoding class I SAM-dependent DNA methyltransferase, which yields MASYRKFAYVYDELMQDMPYPDWLRFARQAWEQYGMPHTVAELGCGTGSITIPLVNSGFEVTGIDLSSDMLAVARRKMETTPQGQRLFREGSVRWLQQDMREWSLPEPVDSVISFCDCLNYLLEEEDITATFHRTYAGLKPGGTFLFDVHHPQTFVRYDEEQPFVLDERSISYIWTCALDTPRCEIEHHLSIFARAENEGRDLYQRFEEIHVQRAYDPDWMKAELSKAGFRDVKVYADFEWVEAEDDAARLFYVAVK from the coding sequence ATGGCTTCTTACCGGAAGTTTGCCTATGTATATGATGAGCTGATGCAGGATATGCCGTACCCAGACTGGTTGCGCTTTGCACGGCAGGCTTGGGAACAGTACGGTATGCCGCATACGGTGGCCGAGCTGGGCTGCGGAACGGGCTCCATTACGATCCCCCTGGTTAACTCGGGCTTCGAGGTGACCGGCATTGACCTATCTTCTGATATGCTGGCGGTAGCCCGCCGCAAAATGGAAACGACTCCGCAAGGACAGCGGCTGTTTCGTGAGGGAAGCGTCCGCTGGCTGCAGCAGGATATGCGGGAATGGAGTTTACCCGAGCCAGTCGATTCAGTGATTTCTTTTTGCGATTGTCTGAACTATTTGCTGGAGGAAGAAGATATAACGGCTACGTTTCACAGAACGTATGCAGGTCTTAAGCCCGGCGGAACCTTTTTGTTTGATGTACATCATCCCCAGACGTTTGTACGTTATGATGAAGAGCAGCCTTTTGTATTGGACGAACGCTCCATCTCGTATATCTGGACCTGTGCGCTGGATACGCCACGCTGTGAAATTGAGCATCATCTTAGTATTTTTGCGAGAGCAGAAAATGAAGGACGCGATCTGTATCAGCGGTTCGAGGAAATTCATGTGCAGCGTGCCTATGACCCGGACTGGATGAAGGCAGAATTGTCCAAAGCGGGTTTTCGTGATGTGAAGGTGTATGCGGATTTTGAATGGGTAGAAGCAGAGGATGACGCGGCGAGATTGTTTTATGTTGCTGTAAAATAG
- a CDS encoding CvfB family protein translates to MSLIAGTYVTIMVDREVSPFGYFLTVGEQDVLLHYTELTREIEVGERLEVFIFYDTEDRLAATMKKPFLSLGEMAKLEVADVHPRLGCFLEMGLGRQLLLPIRELPENRDLHPRVGDHVYAIMEHDKQGRLRAKLAGEQELAPLCFHAPDSWKNTWVQATVYKPLQMGTFVLVDGGVLGFGAIGMIHSSERNRMLRLGEEVKVRVALVREDGRVNLAMSPRKEVGRNEDADRLIAFLKERPGGGMPYSDATPADIIKQRFGISKSAFKRAMGKLMKEGLVIQKENWTYLVEKMPKPKDGNEE, encoded by the coding sequence ATGAGTCTGATTGCTGGTACTTATGTCACCATTATGGTGGACCGTGAAGTGTCCCCTTTTGGCTACTTTCTCACCGTTGGTGAGCAGGATGTGCTGCTACATTATACGGAGCTTACACGCGAGATCGAGGTAGGCGAACGGTTGGAGGTATTTATTTTTTACGATACAGAGGACCGTTTGGCCGCAACCATGAAAAAGCCGTTCTTGTCGCTGGGCGAAATGGCAAAGCTTGAAGTGGCTGATGTGCACCCGCGCTTGGGATGCTTCCTGGAGATGGGACTGGGTCGCCAGCTTTTGTTGCCGATTCGCGAGCTGCCGGAGAACCGGGACTTGCACCCTCGGGTGGGCGACCACGTGTATGCGATCATGGAGCATGACAAGCAGGGCAGACTGCGGGCTAAGCTGGCAGGAGAGCAGGAGTTGGCTCCGCTGTGCTTCCATGCCCCTGATTCGTGGAAAAATACGTGGGTGCAGGCGACCGTGTACAAGCCGCTTCAGATGGGTACATTTGTCCTGGTGGACGGCGGGGTGCTTGGTTTTGGGGCCATTGGTATGATTCATTCCTCGGAACGTAACCGGATGCTTCGGTTGGGCGAAGAGGTTAAGGTACGGGTCGCGCTTGTTCGTGAAGACGGTCGTGTCAATCTGGCGATGTCGCCGCGTAAGGAAGTGGGCCGTAATGAGGATGCAGATCGGCTGATCGCTTTTCTGAAAGAGCGTCCAGGCGGAGGTATGCCTTATTCTGACGCAACCCCGGCCGACATTATCAAGCAACGGTTTGGCATCAGTAAATCTGCCTTCAAGCGTGCGATGGGCAAGCTGATGAAGGAAGGACTGGTTATACAAAAGGAAAACTGGACCTACCTGGTGGAAAAAATGCCTAAACCGAAGGACGGGAATGAGGAATAA
- the nadD gene encoding nicotinate-nucleotide adenylyltransferase → MKIGIMGGTFDPIHIGHLLAGEAARDAYGLDQVWFMPSHIPPHKHQAGASGTERLEMTREAVAGHPAFEVLDIEVLRGGVSYTIDTIKELQKLHPAEDFYFIIGADMVNYLPHWQGIEELAQRICFIGVRRPGFQLALHELPHYLENRILLADMPVVDISSTDIRERAAEGRTIRYLVPDRVHDYITRGGLYEVQP, encoded by the coding sequence TGGGCATCTGCTGGCTGGAGAGGCGGCAAGGGATGCCTATGGGCTGGATCAAGTATGGTTTATGCCTTCTCATATCCCTCCGCACAAGCATCAGGCGGGGGCAAGCGGTACGGAGCGTCTGGAGATGACGAGAGAAGCGGTGGCGGGTCATCCCGCTTTTGAAGTGCTGGATATTGAAGTGCTTCGCGGTGGGGTATCATATACCATTGACACGATCAAGGAGCTTCAGAAGCTGCACCCTGCGGAGGATTTTTATTTTATTATTGGCGCGGATATGGTCAACTACTTGCCTCATTGGCAGGGAATTGAGGAGCTGGCGCAGCGGATTTGCTTTATCGGTGTCAGACGCCCCGGTTTCCAGCTTGCATTACATGAATTGCCGCATTATTTAGAGAACAGGATATTGCTGGCGGACATGCCAGTGGTGGACATTTCATCCACGGATATTCGGGAACGTGCTGCGGAAGGGCGCACCATTCGTTATCTTGTGCCTGACCGTGTGCATGACTATATTACAAGGGGCGGTTTGTATGAAGTACAGCCGTGA
- the rsfS gene encoding ribosome silencing factor, translating into MTLTNEQLMQTAVDAANDKKAMNIVALDLRGVSLVADYFVICHGNSDTQVQAIVTEIRKRAHDEGVTIKGIEGMDSARWVLMDLGDVVVHVFHRDEREYYNIERLWSDAKVVEKV; encoded by the coding sequence ATGACCCTTACGAATGAGCAATTGATGCAAACTGCGGTTGATGCCGCTAATGATAAAAAGGCAATGAACATTGTTGCACTGGATTTGCGTGGAGTATCACTTGTCGCGGATTATTTTGTAATCTGCCACGGTAATTCGGATACACAGGTACAGGCGATTGTAACCGAAATTCGCAAACGTGCTCATGATGAAGGTGTAACAATCAAGGGTATCGAAGGTATGGATTCCGCACGCTGGGTTCTGATGGATTTGGGAGATGTTGTAGTGCATGTCTTCCATCGCGACGAGCGTGAATATTATAACATTGAACGACTCTGGTCGGATGCTAAGGTTGTGGAGAAGGTATGA